One stretch of Halobacillus litoralis DNA includes these proteins:
- the fdhD gene encoding formate dehydrogenase accessory sulfurtransferase FdhD translates to MGTRSWQIHRFREREWSSEEDEVAIEYPLTVTVNGEEFATMVCTPMDKEEMVIGFLASEGLVRNIKEIKEMTIDEDRGFAYVETAKSLPQIQSGQKRWLGSCCGKSRAFYFQSDAATARTAMDESTFDPDLCFRLMEEFQSQAGLFQRTGGVHQAAIATKDGILKAYADIGRHNALDKLYGYLLKENVSRKGKIILFTGRISSEVLLKISKMGFGVLLSKSAPTDLALQLADDLNITAVGFLRGERMNVYTHPRRIAAASGGGVTIE, encoded by the coding sequence TTGGGGACGAGATCGTGGCAGATTCATAGATTCCGAGAGAGAGAATGGTCTTCTGAAGAAGATGAAGTCGCTATCGAGTATCCACTCACGGTGACCGTCAACGGGGAGGAATTCGCGACGATGGTCTGTACTCCGATGGACAAAGAGGAAATGGTCATTGGATTCCTCGCATCCGAAGGTCTCGTTCGTAATATTAAGGAGATCAAAGAGATGACCATCGATGAAGACCGCGGGTTTGCTTACGTGGAAACGGCGAAAAGTCTTCCACAGATCCAAAGCGGGCAGAAAAGATGGCTCGGCTCGTGCTGTGGGAAAAGCCGGGCGTTTTATTTTCAAAGCGACGCGGCGACGGCTCGGACAGCCATGGATGAGAGTACCTTTGACCCGGACCTTTGCTTCAGACTGATGGAAGAGTTCCAGTCCCAGGCAGGCCTATTCCAACGGACGGGCGGGGTGCACCAGGCAGCCATTGCTACGAAAGATGGGATTCTGAAAGCGTATGCGGACATCGGCCGTCATAACGCGCTGGACAAGTTGTATGGATACTTATTGAAAGAAAACGTAAGCAGAAAAGGGAAGATCATTTTATTTACAGGCAGGATTTCTTCGGAAGTCCTTTTAAAAATATCGAAAATGGGGTTTGGTGTCCTGCTGTCCAAATCGGCACCGACAGACTTGGCCCTTCAGCTTGCGGATGATTTAAACATAACGGCTGTCGGATTTTTACGGGGGGAGCGGATGAATGTGTACACTCATCCGAGGCGTATCGCTGCAGCTAGTGGAGGAGGAGTAACGATTGAATGA
- a CDS encoding MFS transporter yields the protein MIRHHPYRYLFYSGIVNGIGDRFSQVAVLTLLLQLTGSGMAVGAALGLRVVPYLLLSPLGGRLADRLNKKWMLMLTDVFRIPFALSFLLVDTKEMVWLVFTSMFVLACGEAVYQPVRKSFLAALVEKKDLVKVNGWEQLLLGVVLIAGSITGGVVAYIFGTSFAFWLNSLSFIAAAIVILPLKGPTSNRRSGKVASRKRVHWQSWMLFVLAIQLVGAAMDGAFNVLISVYGADTFRLGELGVGFLYGALGTGLVASFFFFQ from the coding sequence ATGATTCGCCATCACCCGTACCGTTATCTGTTTTATTCAGGGATCGTGAATGGAATTGGTGACCGGTTCAGTCAGGTAGCCGTTTTGACGCTCCTTTTACAACTGACCGGATCAGGGATGGCCGTAGGAGCGGCTCTTGGGTTAAGGGTGGTTCCCTACTTGCTGCTCTCCCCACTCGGGGGAAGGCTTGCCGATCGCTTGAACAAAAAGTGGATGCTCATGCTGACCGACGTGTTCAGGATTCCGTTTGCTCTCAGTTTTTTGCTCGTGGATACGAAAGAGATGGTGTGGCTGGTCTTCACGTCGATGTTCGTCTTAGCTTGCGGAGAGGCGGTTTATCAACCGGTGCGGAAAAGTTTCCTTGCAGCCCTTGTGGAAAAAAAGGATTTGGTGAAGGTGAATGGCTGGGAGCAGCTTCTGCTGGGCGTGGTTTTGATTGCAGGCTCCATTACCGGCGGCGTGGTGGCTTACATCTTCGGAACTTCTTTTGCCTTCTGGCTGAACAGCCTTTCTTTTATCGCCGCGGCGATAGTGATACTTCCTTTGAAGGGGCCCACATCGAATCGTCGTTCTGGAAAAGTAGCAAGTAGAAAACGCGTCCATTGGCAAAGTTGGATGCTGTTTGTTCTTGCGATCCAGCTTGTCGGCGCTGCTATGGATGGGGCGTTCAATGTCTTGATCAGTGTGTATGGGGCCGATACCTTCCGTCTCGGGGAACTGGGCGTCGGTTTCTTATATGGAGCTCTTGGCACAGGACTGGTGGCCAGTTTCTTTTTTTTCCAGTAA
- a CDS encoding DUF2087 domain-containing protein, whose protein sequence is MQLEKMVAFHKAVGDPTRLRIIALLRKGPLHGQAIAGKLGLRPPTITHHLKKLKDTGAVYSRRDKNTIYFYLNEQNLEFMTTAILRIGDDERVVAEELKVDAKDQAKIVKNFVTVEGKLKQMPSQLKKKNVILSYFVQWFEHGKTYDEKEVNEYIKTFFDDFATVRREWIMQQFMYRENNQYELNPVEMWPVVVQR, encoded by the coding sequence ATGCAATTAGAAAAAATGGTCGCGTTTCATAAAGCGGTGGGAGATCCGACACGACTGCGGATCATCGCACTTCTCCGGAAGGGGCCGCTGCACGGGCAGGCGATTGCCGGAAAGTTAGGACTGCGTCCGCCGACGATTACCCATCATTTGAAGAAGTTGAAAGATACAGGAGCGGTCTACTCGAGAAGGGATAAAAATACGATTTATTTTTATTTGAATGAACAGAACCTGGAATTCATGACGACCGCAATTTTAAGGATTGGAGATGATGAACGAGTGGTAGCCGAAGAATTGAAAGTGGATGCCAAAGATCAGGCGAAAATTGTTAAAAACTTTGTCACGGTGGAAGGAAAACTGAAACAGATGCCAAGCCAGCTGAAGAAGAAGAACGTGATTCTTTCTTATTTTGTCCAATGGTTTGAGCACGGAAAAACCTATGATGAGAAAGAGGTCAATGAATATATCAAAACGTTCTTCGATGATTTTGCGACCGTCAGACGGGAATGGATCATGCAGCAGTTCATGTACAGGGAAAACAATCAATATGAGCTGAACCCTGTGGAGATGTGGCCGGTCGTCGTCCAAAGGTGA
- a CDS encoding LutC/YkgG family protein produces the protein MTVHNRTSFLDRVADNLGRERRTDVKPPVYSVKPQDRVFQGATQDELIEKLEVQCQVIHTSFERTVLADLGDSLQNVLASFEGSRKVISAGGPRLDEFGMRGIYEALGKEGFDLRVWNDQEGDVTFAEQAGVGIVFSDITLAESGTVTLFNDTHNGRSISLLPETFIAIIPKSTLVPRMTQAARVIHEQEQQGNPVSSCVSFITGPSNSADIEMNLIVGVHGPVKATYLLVEDL, from the coding sequence ATGACTGTTCATAACCGAACATCGTTTCTGGACCGTGTTGCCGATAATCTTGGGAGAGAGCGGCGGACAGATGTGAAACCTCCTGTGTATTCTGTCAAACCGCAGGATCGTGTTTTCCAAGGAGCCACCCAGGATGAACTGATCGAAAAGCTGGAAGTCCAATGCCAGGTCATCCATACTTCCTTCGAACGGACAGTGCTGGCCGATTTAGGTGATTCCTTACAGAATGTGCTTGCCTCCTTTGAGGGTTCTAGAAAAGTCATCAGCGCAGGAGGTCCGAGGTTGGATGAGTTCGGTATGCGGGGAATTTATGAAGCGCTTGGGAAAGAAGGCTTCGATCTCCGTGTCTGGAATGACCAAGAGGGAGACGTCACATTCGCTGAACAGGCAGGTGTCGGGATCGTCTTCAGTGATATCACCCTTGCAGAATCCGGAACGGTGACCCTTTTTAACGATACACATAACGGCAGATCCATCAGCCTTCTTCCGGAAACGTTTATCGCCATCATCCCAAAAAGTACGCTCGTACCGAGAATGACGCAAGCGGCGCGTGTCATTCATGAACAGGAGCAGCAAGGGAATCCTGTTTCGTCATGCGTCAGCTTTATTACAGGACCGAGCAACAGTGCGGATATTGAAATGAACTTGATCGTCGGTGTTCATGGGCCTGTGAAAGCGACCTATCTACTGGTCGAAGATTTATAA
- a CDS encoding LutB/LldF family L-lactate oxidation iron-sulfur protein gives MGIKIGDKPYAERIQAGIDNSFMRQAVSSAQGRFRSGRLKAAEELGDWEDWRTLGEEIRHHTMENLDYYLHQLSEQVEKRGGTVFFAETAEEANAYVQEVAKKKQARKVVKSKSMVTEEIGLNEALQQSGCEVVESDLGEWILQLDEDPPSHIVTPALHKNKEQIRETFANKKGYTKTDQPKELAAFAREQLRKDFPEADLGVTGCNFAVAESGAVTLVTNEGNARMVTSLPDTHIAVMGMERVVPTWEELEVVVSLLTRAAVGQKLTSYITALTGTRLEDETDGPEDFHLVIVDNGRSKILGTEFQSALHCIRCAACINACPVYRHVGGHSYGSIYPGPIGAVLTPLLDGYEDHKDLPYASTLCAACTEACPVKIPLHEHLIRHREIIVEREHMGAKSEEWMMKGFAKWASTPAAYKLSTKMARTAMKPWTKDEQIEKGPGPLKGWTESRDFPAPAKKNFWEWYKQREKRRGEA, from the coding sequence ATGGGAATTAAAATCGGGGATAAGCCTTATGCCGAGCGGATCCAGGCAGGGATTGACAATAGCTTCATGAGACAGGCCGTATCGTCCGCTCAGGGCCGCTTCCGAAGTGGACGTCTGAAAGCAGCGGAAGAACTCGGCGATTGGGAAGACTGGCGGACGCTTGGCGAAGAGATTCGTCATCACACGATGGAAAACCTGGACTACTACTTGCACCAACTCAGCGAGCAGGTGGAAAAACGGGGCGGAACGGTGTTTTTTGCAGAAACCGCTGAGGAAGCGAATGCTTACGTCCAGGAAGTCGCGAAAAAGAAGCAGGCACGCAAAGTGGTGAAATCAAAGTCGATGGTCACAGAAGAGATCGGCTTGAATGAAGCGTTGCAACAAAGTGGCTGTGAAGTGGTGGAATCAGACTTAGGCGAATGGATCTTACAGCTCGATGAAGATCCACCGTCCCACATCGTCACCCCGGCCCTTCACAAAAATAAAGAGCAGATCCGCGAAACGTTTGCGAACAAAAAAGGGTACACGAAAACCGACCAGCCCAAGGAACTGGCTGCCTTTGCCCGCGAACAGCTGCGAAAAGATTTCCCGGAAGCAGACCTTGGTGTAACAGGCTGCAATTTCGCTGTTGCGGAATCCGGTGCGGTCACGCTTGTGACGAATGAAGGAAATGCGCGCATGGTCACTTCCCTTCCTGATACCCACATCGCCGTCATGGGCATGGAGCGCGTCGTCCCAACGTGGGAGGAGCTTGAAGTCGTCGTCAGCTTACTTACGAGAGCAGCCGTTGGTCAAAAACTGACGAGCTACATTACGGCACTCACAGGTACTCGTTTAGAAGACGAAACGGACGGGCCGGAAGATTTCCACCTCGTCATTGTTGATAACGGCCGTTCGAAAATTCTGGGGACGGAATTCCAGTCTGCGCTGCATTGCATTCGTTGTGCGGCCTGTATCAACGCCTGTCCGGTTTACCGTCATGTAGGAGGTCACTCTTACGGGTCGATTTATCCAGGTCCGATCGGTGCGGTTTTGACGCCGCTCCTTGACGGGTACGAAGACCATAAAGACCTGCCTTATGCGTCCACGTTGTGCGCCGCCTGCACAGAGGCGTGTCCTGTGAAAATTCCACTCCATGAACATTTGATCCGCCACCGTGAGATCATCGTCGAGCGGGAACACATGGGGGCTAAGTCAGAAGAATGGATGATGAAAGGATTCGCCAAATGGGCCTCCACGCCTGCTGCTTACAAATTAAGTACGAAAATGGCGAGGACGGCGATGAAGCCATGGACGAAAGACGAGCAGATCGAAAAGGGTCCGGGTCCGTTGAAAGGATGGACAGAGAGTAGAGACTTTCCTGCTCCCGCCAAGAAGAACTTCTGGGAATGGTACAAACAACGAGAAAAAAGGAGGGGAGAAGCATGA
- a CDS encoding (Fe-S)-binding protein, whose translation MKVSLFITCLCDTFTPDVGKDTVQLLERFGCQVDFPENQTCCGQPAFNSGYKQESIKAMKQMITAFEASDYVVGPSGSCVQMIKEYPHVLKDELEWSERARAVADKTYELTQFLVEVLQIEDVKSTFQGTATYHPSCHMTRLLGVKDAPRILLENVEGLNLIELPMKEDCCGFGGTFAVKNAAVSGQMVEEKAQHIDETGAEYLIGGDMGCLMNMGGCMRRNKQDVQVLHIAQVLNSQ comes from the coding sequence GTGAAAGTATCATTATTTATCACCTGTCTTTGCGATACGTTCACACCAGACGTGGGGAAAGATACCGTCCAACTGCTGGAACGTTTCGGATGTCAGGTGGATTTTCCAGAGAACCAGACCTGTTGCGGTCAACCGGCATTCAACAGTGGGTACAAGCAAGAGTCGATCAAAGCGATGAAGCAGATGATTACAGCCTTTGAAGCATCCGACTACGTGGTCGGTCCTTCCGGTTCCTGTGTACAGATGATTAAGGAGTATCCGCATGTGTTGAAGGATGAACTTGAGTGGAGCGAACGTGCCCGGGCGGTCGCGGACAAAACCTATGAACTGACGCAGTTTTTAGTTGAAGTTTTACAAATAGAAGATGTGAAGTCGACGTTCCAAGGGACCGCGACGTATCATCCGTCCTGTCATATGACACGTCTCTTAGGTGTGAAGGATGCGCCGAGAATTTTACTGGAAAATGTGGAAGGATTGAATTTGATCGAGCTTCCGATGAAAGAAGACTGCTGCGGGTTCGGAGGGACGTTCGCGGTTAAAAATGCCGCCGTGTCCGGGCAGATGGTGGAAGAAAAAGCCCAGCATATCGATGAGACCGGGGCAGAATATCTCATCGGGGGCGATATGGGCTGCCTGATGAATATGGGTGGATGCATGCGCCGGAATAAACAGGACGTGCAAGTGCTGCATATCGCCCAAGTGTTGAACAGTCAATAA
- a CDS encoding FadR/GntR family transcriptional regulator: MNYKPIRTKKIYEQVADSLLDSLKKGELKPGDKLDSVESLAGSFSVGRSAIREALSALRAMGILEMRQGEGTYVKAFDPSRFSLPVSVAFLMKKEDMKDLMEVRHILEVGAAGTASRTRHEDDLRAMEQALADMEKAKGNGELGEKADLEFHIALVQATQNQILINLMNSVSEIMVQAMRETRKLLHTPEGTSRLLEQHKQIFDAVKAQDEALAQEAMVHHLQSVEEHLAEYLS, translated from the coding sequence ATGAATTATAAACCGATCCGAACGAAAAAAATATACGAACAAGTCGCCGATTCTCTTTTGGATTCATTGAAAAAAGGGGAATTGAAGCCAGGAGACAAACTGGACAGTGTCGAGAGTCTGGCCGGCAGTTTCAGTGTGGGAAGGTCGGCGATCCGTGAGGCTTTAAGCGCACTGAGAGCCATGGGTATTCTTGAAATGCGCCAGGGAGAAGGGACGTATGTGAAGGCCTTCGATCCTTCCCGGTTTTCTTTACCCGTATCCGTCGCCTTTTTGATGAAAAAAGAGGATATGAAAGATTTGATGGAAGTAAGGCATATCCTGGAGGTTGGCGCAGCTGGGACAGCATCCAGGACGAGGCATGAGGATGACCTCAGAGCGATGGAGCAGGCCCTGGCGGATATGGAAAAAGCGAAAGGAAATGGCGAGCTCGGTGAAAAGGCGGACCTCGAATTCCATATCGCACTTGTTCAGGCAACGCAGAATCAGATTTTGATCAATCTGATGAACAGCGTTTCTGAAATTATGGTGCAGGCCATGAGGGAAACCCGCAAACTTTTGCATACGCCTGAAGGAACGAGCCGCTTGCTTGAGCAGCATAAACAAATTTTCGATGCCGTCAAAGCTCAGGATGAAGCGTTGGCCCAAGAGGCGATGGTCCATCACTTGCAGAGTGTGGAAGAACATTTAGCTGAATATTTATCATGA
- a CDS encoding L-lactate permease: protein MILFVALSAILAPFIFLVLLRMPAKKGMLYSALIVIGLAYLVWGVGGRVIAASILEGAHKTLTILFILFGAIVLLNTLRRTGAVDRINQGFRSISKDMRVQIVIVAFLFGALIEGAAGFGTPAAVTGPLMVALGFSPLAAAAIALIADSSAVSYGAVGTPIQVGLSNIPGADLSFYKDIGVHIAFFDLFAGSFIPLILVVILTVFFGRQRKLKDMTQMIPWTLLIGFTYTLSAYLYASLFGHEFVAILASLTGLLVATLTAKKGFLLPDEPWQEALQEEKGADEPVSMSLWAAWAPYVIIVLLLLVTRIVPAVKTFALTWVDLSWADILGVEGITSSWQVLYSPGSVLVFAALMAVVVQRKSFDRFTKAAKESVLSMKDAALALVATLALVQVFTNSGMNAQDLVSMPQYIAQTLAGGFGSMWVMVAPFLGQLGAFITGSATVSTLTFSPVQYSIAEETALAKDTVLSLQVLGSAAGNMICVHNVVAAGAVVGLAGKEGDIIRKTIGPALLYGLLVGTAALIYLFFT from the coding sequence ATGATTTTATTCGTGGCATTAAGTGCGATACTCGCTCCTTTTATCTTTTTGGTCCTTTTACGGATGCCGGCAAAAAAAGGGATGTTGTATAGCGCGTTGATTGTGATCGGCCTTGCATACCTTGTCTGGGGTGTGGGGGGAAGGGTGATCGCTGCCTCTATCCTTGAGGGGGCACATAAGACGTTGACCATCCTGTTCATCTTATTCGGTGCGATTGTCCTTTTGAACACGCTGCGAAGGACCGGAGCTGTGGACCGGATCAATCAGGGATTCCGGAGCATTTCCAAAGACATGAGAGTCCAGATTGTCATCGTGGCCTTCTTGTTCGGTGCCTTGATCGAAGGGGCCGCAGGGTTTGGGACACCGGCTGCTGTAACAGGGCCGTTGATGGTGGCTTTAGGATTTTCCCCGCTGGCTGCCGCAGCCATTGCGCTTATAGCGGATAGTTCAGCGGTCTCTTATGGAGCTGTCGGAACACCGATTCAAGTCGGGTTGAGTAATATTCCGGGGGCGGATCTTTCTTTTTACAAAGATATCGGAGTCCATATCGCTTTTTTTGATCTGTTTGCAGGAAGCTTCATTCCTCTTATTCTTGTGGTCATCCTAACCGTCTTTTTTGGCAGACAGCGTAAGCTCAAGGATATGACGCAAATGATTCCCTGGACCCTCTTAATCGGTTTCACCTATACGTTGTCCGCTTATCTTTATGCCAGTTTGTTCGGTCATGAGTTCGTTGCCATTTTAGCTTCTTTGACCGGCCTGCTCGTCGCCACCTTGACGGCCAAGAAAGGTTTTCTGCTTCCTGATGAACCATGGCAGGAAGCCCTTCAAGAGGAAAAAGGAGCCGATGAACCTGTCTCTATGAGCTTGTGGGCGGCCTGGGCACCTTATGTGATCATTGTCCTGCTCCTGCTTGTGACAAGGATCGTTCCAGCGGTCAAAACATTCGCTTTGACCTGGGTTGATCTTTCCTGGGCGGATATTTTAGGTGTAGAAGGCATTACATCCTCCTGGCAAGTGCTTTATTCTCCAGGATCTGTACTCGTCTTTGCTGCCCTTATGGCGGTCGTTGTGCAAAGGAAATCCTTTGACCGCTTTACAAAGGCGGCGAAAGAATCTGTTCTTTCCATGAAGGATGCGGCTTTAGCTTTAGTTGCGACACTCGCTCTTGTCCAAGTGTTTACGAATTCAGGGATGAACGCGCAGGACCTTGTGAGCATGCCTCAGTACATTGCCCAGACTCTTGCCGGGGGATTCGGTTCCATGTGGGTCATGGTGGCGCCATTTCTTGGGCAGCTCGGAGCGTTCATTACCGGAAGTGCTACGGTATCCACTCTGACGTTTTCACCCGTTCAGTACAGCATTGCCGAGGAAACAGCCCTAGCCAAAGATACGGTGTTGTCCTTGCAGGTCCTTGGTTCAGCGGCAGGCAATATGATTTGTGTGCATAATGTTGTAGCCGCTGGTGCGGTCGTAGGACTCGCAGGCAAAGAAGGGGATATCATAAGAAAAACGATTGGCCCTGCTTTGCTGTATGGACTGCTTGTTGGAACGGCTGCTCTCATTTATCTCTTCTTTACTTAA